A region from the Sphingomonas brevis genome encodes:
- the hemA gene encoding 5-aminolevulinate synthase, which yields MDYESIFKAAIDRLHDEGRYRVFIDILRTKGSFPNAHCFHGHNGPKPITVWCSNDYLGMGQHPTVVEAMEEALHSVGAGSGGTRNIGGNTHYHVELEAELASLHGKEAALLFTSGYVSNEAALSTLGKLLPGCIIFSDELNHASMIAGIRTSGCEKRVFRHNDLDHLEQLLDEAPADAPKLIAFESVYSMDGDIAPIAEICDLADKYGAITYLDEVHAVGMYGQHGGGISERDGVADRVTLIEGTLGKAFGVMGGYVTADRNIIDCIRSYAPGFIFTTSLSPVLVAGALASVRHLKASQEERAGQQAGAAMLKAKFRDAGLPVMDSVTHIVPLLVGCPVEAKRISDILLAEYGLYVQPINFPTVPRGTERLRFTPGPIHTEAMMDELTEALVEIWGRLELQAVKAA from the coding sequence TTGGACTACGAAAGCATCTTCAAGGCGGCGATCGATCGCCTCCATGACGAAGGCCGGTACCGCGTCTTCATCGATATACTGCGCACCAAGGGATCGTTCCCCAACGCGCACTGCTTCCACGGACACAATGGCCCCAAGCCGATCACCGTGTGGTGCTCCAACGATTATCTCGGCATGGGCCAACATCCGACCGTGGTCGAGGCGATGGAGGAGGCGCTGCACAGCGTCGGCGCCGGATCCGGCGGGACCCGCAACATCGGCGGCAACACCCATTACCATGTCGAGCTGGAGGCCGAGCTGGCCTCGCTCCATGGCAAGGAAGCGGCGCTCCTGTTCACCTCGGGCTATGTCTCCAACGAGGCCGCACTGTCGACGCTCGGCAAGTTGCTCCCAGGCTGCATCATCTTCTCGGATGAGCTCAACCACGCCTCGATGATCGCCGGCATCCGCACCTCGGGATGCGAAAAGCGGGTGTTCCGTCACAACGACCTCGATCATCTCGAGCAGCTTCTTGACGAAGCGCCTGCCGATGCACCCAAGCTGATCGCGTTCGAAAGCGTCTACTCGATGGACGGCGACATCGCGCCGATCGCAGAAATTTGCGACCTCGCCGACAAATATGGCGCCATCACCTATCTCGACGAGGTCCATGCGGTTGGCATGTATGGCCAACATGGCGGCGGCATCTCGGAGCGCGATGGAGTCGCCGACCGGGTCACCTTGATCGAAGGCACTCTGGGAAAGGCATTTGGCGTGATGGGCGGCTATGTCACCGCCGACCGCAATATCATCGACTGCATCCGCAGCTACGCGCCGGGCTTTATCTTCACGACCTCGCTGTCGCCGGTGCTGGTCGCCGGGGCGCTGGCCTCGGTTCGCCACCTCAAGGCCTCTCAGGAGGAGCGCGCGGGCCAGCAGGCGGGCGCGGCAATGCTCAAAGCCAAATTCCGCGATGCCGGCCTGCCCGTCATGGACAGCGTCACCCATATCGTTCCGCTGCTGGTCGGCTGCCCGGTAGAGGCCAAGCGGATCAGCGACATCTTGCTCGCCGAATACGGTCTTTACGTCCAGCCGATCAATTTCCCGACCGTTCCCCGCGGCACCGAGCGGCTGCGCTTCACCCCAGGCCCTATCCACACGGAAGCGATGATGGATGAGCTGACCGAAGCCTTGGTCGAGATCTGGGGCCGGCTGGAATTGCAGGCCGTCAAGGCGGCTTGA
- the murI gene encoding glutamate racemase encodes MEPTAPILFFDSGVGGLSVLGPARQLLPNAPIVYAADSAGFPYGKRTEAELAIRVPALLGRLVERFRPRLAVIACNTASTIALDHARAALDIPVVGTVPAIKPAAELSRSRVIGVLGTEATVRQPYVDDLAERFASDCIVIRHGSPELVELAEAKLAGEPVAIQAVHDAVAPMVLQPDGERMDVMVLACTHFPLLADEIAAAFPAIAQVDGGPGIARRIAYLTQGQDWPGEPYAGIAVFTGGPPTELAPALARFGLTDIQSL; translated from the coding sequence ATGGAACCCACCGCCCCCATCCTGTTCTTCGATTCCGGCGTCGGCGGCCTTTCCGTGCTTGGCCCGGCGCGGCAACTGCTGCCCAACGCGCCGATCGTCTATGCCGCCGACAGCGCCGGCTTTCCCTATGGCAAGCGGACCGAAGCCGAGCTTGCCATTCGCGTGCCCGCCTTGCTGGGCCGGCTGGTCGAGCGATTTCGTCCGCGCCTGGCGGTGATTGCCTGCAATACCGCGTCGACCATCGCGCTCGACCACGCCCGAGCCGCGCTCGACATTCCTGTGGTCGGTACCGTCCCGGCAATCAAACCGGCCGCCGAATTGTCGAGGAGCCGGGTGATCGGCGTGCTCGGTACCGAGGCGACGGTGCGCCAGCCCTATGTCGACGATCTCGCGGAGAGGTTTGCCTCGGATTGCATCGTCATCCGCCACGGAAGTCCCGAACTGGTCGAGCTCGCCGAGGCAAAGCTTGCCGGCGAGCCCGTCGCCATCCAGGCCGTGCATGACGCGGTTGCGCCGATGGTGTTGCAGCCGGACGGCGAGCGGATGGACGTGATGGTGCTGGCATGCACGCACTTCCCGTTGTTGGCGGACGAAATCGCCGCCGCCTTCCCCGCCATCGCCCAGGTCGACGGCGGTCCCGGCATTGCCCGTCGCATCGCCTATTTGACGCAAGGGCAGGATTGGCCGGGCGAGCCCTATGCCGGAATCGCGGTTTTTACAGGCGGTCCGCCAACCGAACTTGCGCCTGCCCTCGCCCGCTTCGGCCTGACCGACATCCAGTCACTCTAG
- the plsY gene encoding glycerol-3-phosphate 1-O-acyltransferase PlsY — protein MAATTILALITGYLLGSIPFGLLLTRWTGKGDIRDIGSGNIGATNVLRTGSKGLAAATLLLDLAKGAAAVLIAQQLWPDAVNYAAAGALIGHLYPAWLKFKGGKGVATLLGILLPLFWQAALVYVLLWAGLLLIIRISSIAGMAAAASAPVTAAILQVQALFPMLLGFALLVIWQHRENIRRLARGEEPRVGKTG, from the coding sequence ATGGCGGCGACGACGATCCTGGCGCTCATCACCGGCTATCTGCTGGGCTCGATCCCGTTCGGCCTGTTGCTGACGCGCTGGACCGGGAAGGGTGATATCCGTGACATCGGTTCAGGCAATATCGGCGCGACCAATGTGCTGCGGACCGGATCGAAGGGTCTTGCAGCGGCGACACTTTTGCTCGACCTGGCCAAGGGCGCTGCGGCGGTACTGATTGCCCAACAGCTATGGCCCGATGCGGTCAATTATGCAGCTGCCGGTGCACTGATCGGCCACCTTTATCCGGCCTGGCTCAAGTTCAAGGGCGGGAAGGGCGTTGCCACCTTGCTGGGCATCCTCTTGCCGCTCTTCTGGCAGGCGGCGCTCGTCTATGTCTTGCTGTGGGCCGGATTGCTGTTGATCATCCGCATCAGCTCGATCGCGGGCATGGCTGCGGCGGCAAGCGCGCCGGTCACGGCAGCCATCCTTCAAGTACAAGCGTTGTTTCCCATGCTGCTCGGCTTCGCGTTGCTGGTGATCTGGCAACATCGAGAAAATATCCGTCGCCTCGCGAGGGGCGAGGAGCCGCGCGTGGGCAAGACAGGTTGA
- the dprA gene encoding DNA-processing protein DprA: MSAPDDLIDRLRLIRTSGIGPNAHRQLLLRFGSAEAALAAIPNLARRGDGQVPAICSKDAAQREIEAVERAGAHYLALGHAPYPRSLAETGGAPPLLTAKGNLALLDRPMVAIVGARNASAAACRFARGLAHDLGEEGISVVSGLARGIDSAAHDGSIVSGTIAVIAGGIDIAYPPENEARQKDIGERGLLIAEMPPGTEPRARHFPYRNRIIAGLAAGTVVVEAAPQSGSLITARLAAEAGREVMAVPGSPLDPRAQGCNQLIRDGATLIQTAADVIEAISNLNGKVASPSRSYEPQPLAQEDLELDFRSRVEELLGPSPVPVDEILRLSGGEPGAVQLVLLELDLAGRLDRHAGNKVSLTG, translated from the coding sequence TTGAGCGCGCCGGACGACCTCATCGACCGGCTGCGGCTGATCCGGACGAGCGGGATCGGGCCTAACGCCCATCGCCAGTTGCTGTTGCGGTTCGGCAGCGCCGAAGCCGCATTGGCCGCGATCCCGAATCTGGCGCGGCGAGGCGACGGACAGGTGCCGGCAATCTGTTCAAAAGACGCCGCGCAACGCGAGATCGAAGCGGTTGAGAGAGCCGGCGCGCATTATCTGGCGCTGGGCCACGCCCCTTATCCGCGCAGCCTGGCGGAAACGGGCGGTGCGCCGCCATTACTCACCGCAAAGGGCAATTTAGCGCTCCTTGACCGGCCGATGGTGGCGATCGTCGGTGCGCGTAACGCCAGCGCCGCAGCTTGCCGGTTTGCGCGAGGGCTGGCGCATGACTTGGGCGAGGAGGGCATAAGTGTCGTATCCGGACTGGCGCGCGGAATCGACAGCGCCGCCCATGACGGATCGATCGTCAGCGGGACGATCGCGGTGATCGCCGGGGGGATCGACATCGCCTATCCGCCCGAAAATGAAGCTCGGCAGAAGGACATAGGCGAACGCGGCCTGCTGATCGCGGAAATGCCGCCAGGCACCGAGCCGAGGGCGCGCCATTTCCCCTATCGCAACCGGATCATTGCCGGGCTGGCGGCGGGGACGGTAGTGGTCGAGGCCGCGCCGCAGTCGGGTTCGCTGATCACGGCCCGGCTGGCGGCCGAGGCCGGGCGGGAGGTCATGGCGGTGCCGGGATCGCCGCTCGATCCACGGGCTCAGGGCTGCAACCAGCTGATCCGCGATGGAGCAACCCTGATCCAGACTGCAGCGGACGTGATCGAGGCGATCAGCAACTTGAACGGCAAGGTCGCCAGCCCATCGCGTTCCTATGAGCCGCAGCCTCTTGCTCAGGAGGATTTGGAGCTCGACTTCCGCTCGCGTGTCGAAGAACTGCTTGGCCCCTCGCCGGTGCCGGTCGACGAGATCCTCCGCCTGTCGGGAGGCGAACCTGGCGCGGTACAGCTTGTGTTGCTCGAGCTTGACCTGGCCGGGCGGCTTGATCGGCATGCCGGCAACAAGGTGAGCTTGACGGGCTAG